The following proteins come from a genomic window of Pirellula staleyi DSM 6068:
- a CDS encoding lactate racemase domain-containing protein: MDSSYPRIFRVRQAFDATRIEDVPGTTTAELQKLGLGQTIQPGSSVAITAGSRGIANIKWIIKSIVDHVRSLGAIPFIVPAMGSHGGGTAEGQRGLIEGYGITEEFLGCEIRSSMETVIVCQAAEGFPVHFDRHAFGADHVIVVGRIKPHTGFVGDIESGLMKMMLIGLGKHSGAKIYHRAIMNYSFGQILRSVAREVLAKCRIAAGVAIVENAFDETAKIEAIAPQHFEDREKELLVLAKAWIPRLPFPVCDLLLVDQIGKNISGAGMDTNVIGRKYNDHVAWEHEWPKVKRIAIRDLTEETHGNGTGVGISEFCRSRVIEKLDQKITRINCLTGGHPTAAMLPLDYSTDREILDAALPTIGLTPPENAKLMWIHNTLEVAELECSEVYYEEAQTRADLTILTEPRPLPFDEVGNLPDHV; this comes from the coding sequence ATGGATTCTTCGTATCCCCGCATCTTTCGGGTTCGTCAAGCTTTTGATGCGACGCGTATCGAGGATGTGCCTGGCACCACTACAGCCGAACTCCAAAAGCTCGGGCTCGGCCAGACCATACAGCCGGGAAGTTCGGTGGCGATCACGGCGGGTAGTCGCGGAATTGCCAACATCAAATGGATCATCAAGTCGATTGTCGACCATGTTCGCAGTTTGGGAGCGATCCCCTTCATAGTCCCCGCCATGGGAAGTCATGGTGGAGGAACCGCCGAGGGGCAGCGAGGACTCATCGAGGGATACGGCATAACCGAAGAATTCCTCGGGTGTGAAATTCGCTCGAGCATGGAGACGGTGATCGTCTGCCAAGCGGCTGAAGGCTTTCCGGTCCACTTCGATCGCCATGCATTTGGAGCCGACCATGTGATTGTGGTGGGACGCATTAAGCCACACACCGGCTTTGTCGGTGATATCGAGAGTGGCTTGATGAAGATGATGCTGATCGGTCTCGGCAAGCATAGTGGCGCGAAGATCTATCACCGCGCGATCATGAACTACAGCTTCGGCCAAATTTTGCGAAGTGTTGCGCGTGAAGTGCTGGCCAAATGTCGAATCGCAGCTGGCGTGGCGATTGTCGAGAACGCATTTGACGAAACAGCCAAGATCGAGGCGATTGCGCCGCAGCATTTCGAGGATCGCGAGAAAGAACTGCTGGTGCTGGCTAAGGCCTGGATTCCTCGTTTGCCATTCCCCGTTTGTGATTTGCTGCTCGTTGACCAGATCGGCAAGAACATCAGTGGCGCGGGAATGGACACGAATGTGATCGGCCGCAAGTACAACGATCACGTGGCGTGGGAACATGAATGGCCCAAGGTGAAGCGGATCGCCATCCGCGATCTCACCGAAGAGACGCACGGCAACGGAACCGGCGTCGGAATTTCAGAGTTTTGTCGCAGCCGAGTCATCGAGAAACTCGACCAAAAAATCACACGGATTAATTGCTTAACCGGTGGGCACCCTACCGCTGCCATGTTGCCGCTCGACTACTCGACCGATCGAGAAATTCTCGACGCAGCTCTCCCCACGATTGGACTTACTCCGCCGGAAAATGCCAAGCTGATGTGGATTCACAACACGCTGGAAGTCGCGGAACTCGAGTGTAGCGAAGTCTACTACGAAGAGGCACAAACTCGGGCCGATCTCACAATTCTGACTGAACCTCGTCCTCTCCCCTTCGATGAGGTCGGCAATTTGCCCGACCATGTGTAG
- a CDS encoding aminotransferase class V-fold PLP-dependent enzyme — protein sequence MSTAALTHTAATHWNLRPGVTYLNHGSFGPSPASVLTAKHAWQRALDEEPMDFFTRQLEPAYAQTCEALGQMLETNPSNLVLVDNATAGMNVIADSFPLEENQQVILPTHEYGAVERIWKRRCQEKKALLVPARLPARIESIEQVIDAIFAVATRQTKLLVVSHITSATAITLPIAEIAAEAKRRGIAVAVDGPHALVQVDVHPEKLGVDYYTASCHKWMCAPLGSGCLWVAPQWHATIRVPQLSWGRLLPEDRLTWRDEFLWGGTRDYGSWLGIAAAIEFWKQIGVETFREHARRLSHYTREKLAPLVEGTPITPAGEPWNLSMVHLPIRFGDRRVLQAKLFEVGQIEVPIVEFEGRRFIRVSHHLYNNASQIDHLAAVLKKLLDEGF from the coding sequence GTGTCCACTGCAGCGCTGACTCATACCGCCGCCACTCACTGGAATCTTCGCCCCGGTGTGACGTACCTGAATCATGGATCGTTTGGCCCGTCGCCTGCGTCTGTCTTGACCGCCAAACATGCCTGGCAACGTGCACTTGATGAAGAGCCAATGGATTTCTTCACGCGTCAACTGGAGCCTGCCTATGCTCAGACATGCGAGGCGCTCGGTCAGATGTTGGAAACAAATCCCAGCAATTTGGTGCTCGTCGACAATGCCACCGCTGGCATGAATGTAATCGCCGACTCCTTTCCACTCGAAGAAAACCAGCAGGTGATTCTGCCGACGCACGAATACGGCGCTGTCGAGCGGATCTGGAAGCGACGTTGCCAGGAGAAGAAGGCACTCCTGGTTCCTGCACGCTTGCCCGCGCGAATCGAATCGATCGAGCAAGTGATTGATGCGATTTTCGCCGTGGCCACCCGTCAAACCAAACTGCTCGTGGTGAGCCACATCACTTCGGCGACCGCGATCACGCTTCCTATTGCCGAGATCGCCGCCGAAGCCAAACGTCGCGGGATTGCCGTAGCCGTCGACGGCCCGCATGCCTTGGTGCAAGTCGACGTGCATCCCGAAAAACTAGGAGTCGATTACTATACAGCCAGCTGTCACAAATGGATGTGCGCCCCGCTTGGAAGCGGCTGTTTGTGGGTCGCGCCGCAGTGGCATGCCACCATTCGTGTTCCGCAGCTTAGCTGGGGACGTTTGCTCCCCGAAGATCGCCTCACCTGGCGCGATGAATTCCTGTGGGGTGGAACGCGCGACTATGGAAGCTGGCTCGGCATCGCTGCTGCCATCGAATTTTGGAAACAGATCGGTGTCGAAACCTTTCGCGAGCACGCGCGGCGGCTATCCCACTACACTCGCGAAAAACTTGCGCCGCTGGTAGAGGGAACCCCGATCACTCCGGCAGGCGAGCCTTGGAATCTTTCGATGGTGCACCTGCCAATCCGCTTTGGCGATCGCCGTGTGCTGCAAGCCAAACTGTTCGAAGTAGGGCAAATCGAAGTACCGATCGTCGAATTCGAAGGACGCCGCTTCATCCGCGTTTCGCATCACCTCTACAACAATGCCTCGCAAATCGACCACTTAGCAGCGGTACTAAAAAAACTCCTCGATGAGGGGTTTTAG
- a CDS encoding DMT family protein codes for MGLPPVVQTILLLIASNAFMTYAWYGHLGRKTAEEGAVHASQAPLLIAILTSWGIAFFEYVLQVPANRIGANDAHLSVAQLKIMQEVITLAVFVPFSIYYMNQRLNLDFLWAGLCMCAAVFFVFRSR; via the coding sequence ATGGGTCTTCCCCCGGTTGTTCAAACAATTCTGCTTCTGATCGCCTCCAACGCATTTATGACCTATGCCTGGTACGGTCATCTCGGTCGAAAGACGGCCGAAGAGGGGGCCGTTCATGCGTCGCAAGCACCGCTGCTGATCGCCATCCTGACGAGTTGGGGAATCGCTTTTTTTGAGTACGTGCTGCAGGTCCCGGCCAATCGCATCGGTGCCAACGATGCTCATCTCTCTGTCGCTCAGCTGAAAATCATGCAGGAAGTCATCACGCTTGCCGTCTTTGTTCCCTTCTCGATCTACTACATGAATCAGCGACTCAACCTCGACTTTTTATGGGCCGGTCTCTGCATGTGCGCGGCAGTCTTTTTTGTCTTCCGCAGTCGATAG
- a CDS encoding (Fe-S)-binding protein: MKLSLMITCLGDMFRPAAGEATVKLLKRLGHTLDFPRAQTCCGQPMFNSGYSDQAREVARHTIEVFEKCETIVVPSGSCAAMVKKEYPHLFEHDAVWGPRAAALASKTFELTDFLVNRLQVTDVGAKFNGQVACHFACHLRLLGQQHELPTLVSHVSGAKVVPLYHEDQCCGFGGSFAVRYPQVSGNMVDDKVRAILQSQADIVVSTDTGCLMNIGGRLHREGHPVEVVHIAELLDRR, from the coding sequence ATGAAACTCTCGCTCATGATCACCTGCCTCGGAGATATGTTCCGACCTGCCGCAGGTGAGGCGACCGTGAAGCTGCTGAAGAGGCTGGGACACACGCTCGATTTTCCACGCGCTCAAACTTGCTGTGGCCAACCGATGTTCAACAGCGGTTATAGCGATCAGGCTCGTGAAGTGGCGCGTCACACGATCGAAGTTTTTGAAAAGTGCGAAACGATTGTCGTTCCCAGCGGCAGCTGCGCGGCGATGGTGAAAAAAGAGTATCCCCACCTCTTTGAGCACGACGCTGTTTGGGGACCAAGAGCCGCTGCACTCGCCAGCAAAACGTTTGAACTAACCGACTTCCTAGTGAATCGATTGCAAGTGACTGATGTCGGCGCGAAGTTCAATGGCCAAGTAGCCTGTCACTTTGCCTGCCACTTGCGATTGCTAGGACAGCAGCACGAACTTCCCACGTTGGTCTCGCATGTGAGTGGTGCCAAGGTGGTGCCGCTCTATCATGAAGATCAGTGTTGCGGCTTTGGTGGTTCGTTCGCCGTTCGCTACCCCCAAGTATCCGGGAATATGGTCGACGACAAGGTGCGGGCGATCTTGCAATCGCAAGCCGACATTGTTGTCTCCACCGACACCGGCTGTTTGATGAACATCGGGGGACGGTTGCATCGTGAGGGACACCCTGTCGAAGTGGTGCATATCGCGGAACTACTCGATCGACGGTGA
- a CDS encoding S26 family signal peptidase, whose protein sequence is MATPEELTITAEVSPPLSVPKRSKRLPRVSEAQFTRIARISVATVATLVLLLMLVRLWFIDGVFRTIRIEGPSMAPTLLGAHYHLTCDDCLFEFRVDADGAARAPRIVCPNCGYREVKLEEAERLAGDVVVMDRWPLLIGSLRRGDVIGLSQPGMPELAVKRLAALPGETWSAVDGDLVVQGSRVSTLLRHDLTSRLSTVYDHNHPSRHISNVDRWLRPTENHWKITPGKLVFDDQNQTSARENGSPKPADRLPVQWLAYQQWTTWESPAPRTTLSEVLDNDSYNPDSSRLMTRLRDLFFEAHLTSSGAGTFAVKLRDESKTFQVAISPDTQLLQLFDGTKLVYEKKLATNLERGGMLLAGLIDRRVLVAWNGRPIIEHPYRDPIAVRGKIMDPVAIGASNVSLTLTEVRIRRDNVIVPPATFADNDSEVRLGADEIAVLGDNSAVSVDSRSWPLGSAKTSSVRGLVYRPFWIAPRSAP, encoded by the coding sequence TTGGCAACGCCCGAAGAACTGACGATCACCGCTGAAGTTTCGCCCCCCCTCAGCGTGCCGAAACGATCCAAGCGATTGCCACGCGTCAGCGAAGCTCAATTCACTCGCATTGCGCGGATTTCTGTCGCCACGGTTGCGACGCTCGTGCTTCTCCTCATGCTTGTGCGGCTGTGGTTTATCGATGGTGTCTTTCGCACGATTCGGATCGAAGGGCCATCCATGGCTCCCACGCTTCTCGGCGCTCACTACCATCTGACATGCGACGATTGTCTATTCGAGTTTCGCGTCGATGCCGATGGTGCCGCACGAGCACCGCGCATCGTCTGCCCGAATTGCGGTTATCGCGAGGTTAAACTCGAAGAAGCCGAACGCCTCGCGGGGGACGTGGTGGTGATGGATCGCTGGCCACTTCTCATCGGCTCGCTTCGAAGAGGCGATGTCATCGGCCTATCACAGCCCGGTATGCCAGAACTCGCCGTGAAGCGACTCGCTGCGCTTCCTGGCGAAACGTGGTCGGCCGTCGATGGCGATCTCGTCGTGCAAGGAAGTCGCGTATCGACCCTACTGCGACACGACCTCACTTCGAGACTTTCCACTGTCTACGATCACAACCATCCTTCGCGGCATATCTCCAACGTCGATCGCTGGCTGCGTCCTACCGAGAACCACTGGAAAATCACTCCCGGCAAGCTTGTTTTCGACGACCAGAACCAAACATCGGCTCGCGAAAACGGTAGTCCCAAACCGGCCGACCGTTTGCCCGTACAGTGGCTCGCCTATCAGCAATGGACCACGTGGGAATCCCCTGCTCCTCGCACCACTCTTTCTGAAGTGCTCGATAACGACAGCTACAACCCCGACAGTTCGCGGCTGATGACGCGTTTGCGCGATCTGTTTTTCGAAGCTCACCTGACTAGCTCTGGCGCTGGAACGTTTGCAGTCAAACTGCGAGATGAATCGAAAACGTTCCAAGTAGCGATCTCCCCCGACACTCAGCTGCTACAGCTCTTTGATGGAACTAAATTGGTCTACGAAAAAAAACTCGCCACGAATCTGGAGCGGGGAGGGATGCTGCTGGCCGGGCTTATCGACCGCCGCGTTCTGGTTGCCTGGAACGGCCGGCCAATCATCGAGCATCCCTATCGTGATCCCATCGCAGTGCGTGGGAAAATAATGGACCCCGTGGCGATCGGCGCCTCAAACGTTTCGCTTACCCTCACCGAGGTTCGCATTCGCCGCGACAATGTGATCGTCCCTCCGGCGACATTTGCCGACAACGATTCGGAAGTTCGTCTCGGCGCCGACGAAATCGCTGTACTGGGAGACAATAGTGCCGTTTCGGTCGACAGCCGATCGTGGCCACTGGGTAGCGCCAAAACATCGAGCGTTCGAGGGCTCGTGTATCGCCCCTTTTGGATCGCTCCCCGCAGTGCTCCTTGA
- a CDS encoding serine protease gives MTNTPAEIATGPSLPVRPRRTLLGFVLRSIVLLLLLAPVAYAVYVGAKTALSRGIPASPSGGNGRGTEAALRAPANVVASGTIQPLGVSGRGSTQLAEQILASVVILEEDGPSGLTPVGSGFVVGEHGKIVTSLHVAVEMTAGVARFQDGRVFEIEGYLGSSKVHDLAILQLKGATTGLVPLQLAKDEPAPLAPILAVGHPQGLAFSLADGAVSRVIATEEMPDASRQWVKTLTGTDTKSRWIQHTAKLSDGNSGGPLVNTQGEVLGVNTWVDRQTGFGYAIASRAIHELLEEVRDNPLPLVELATSEARLRSQLWNASASRLERLARDAKTMRYLPESDTDRQLLGELAWCITLANNPEQFAKTESKGEQFVDLARAADRAVADLKRYKWGDGVQLILVNEWAVSQVFRPHAGVFAFVVVRRMVEGARGEAALIVEIAGYQQELLLPLESKLDVPKPGTNLLIIGVNRDGQSVRYGDNPLQPRVAPVIYAPILLPLE, from the coding sequence ATGACGAATACCCCTGCGGAAATCGCGACAGGTCCTTCTCTGCCGGTGCGTCCACGACGCACTCTCCTGGGGTTTGTGCTGCGATCGATCGTGCTCCTGTTGCTTCTGGCACCTGTAGCCTATGCCGTTTACGTTGGGGCTAAGACCGCTCTCTCGCGAGGTATTCCCGCTTCGCCAAGTGGCGGCAATGGCCGCGGCACTGAGGCAGCTTTAAGGGCCCCCGCGAACGTGGTAGCGTCAGGTACGATACAACCACTCGGTGTATCAGGGCGGGGCTCCACCCAACTCGCAGAGCAAATACTCGCCAGTGTTGTGATCTTAGAAGAAGATGGGCCGAGTGGGCTCACTCCTGTTGGCTCTGGATTTGTCGTCGGCGAGCATGGCAAAATTGTAACTTCGTTACATGTCGCGGTGGAAATGACGGCGGGAGTCGCCCGTTTTCAAGATGGACGTGTATTTGAGATTGAAGGCTATTTAGGAAGCAGCAAGGTCCATGATCTGGCCATCCTGCAATTAAAAGGGGCCACGACCGGTTTGGTACCCCTGCAGCTGGCCAAGGACGAACCGGCTCCTTTGGCACCGATTTTGGCGGTCGGACATCCGCAGGGGCTGGCGTTTTCGCTTGCCGATGGAGCTGTCAGCCGGGTGATTGCTACCGAGGAGATGCCCGACGCTTCTCGCCAATGGGTAAAAACACTCACGGGAACCGATACCAAGTCGCGCTGGATTCAGCACACGGCCAAACTATCGGATGGCAACAGCGGCGGGCCTCTCGTAAATACGCAGGGCGAAGTGCTGGGGGTGAATACATGGGTCGATCGCCAAACCGGATTTGGATATGCAATTGCCTCTCGCGCAATTCATGAGCTGCTGGAAGAGGTGCGCGATAATCCACTGCCACTGGTGGAACTGGCCACGAGCGAAGCGCGGCTGCGATCGCAGCTTTGGAATGCTTCCGCGAGCCGACTCGAGCGTCTGGCGCGTGACGCCAAAACCATGCGCTACCTGCCCGAGTCGGATACGGATCGGCAGTTGCTCGGTGAACTGGCGTGGTGCATCACACTCGCCAACAACCCCGAGCAGTTTGCTAAAACCGAATCGAAGGGAGAGCAGTTTGTCGATTTAGCGCGAGCGGCTGATCGGGCTGTCGCCGATCTCAAGCGTTACAAGTGGGGAGATGGTGTGCAGCTCATTCTGGTGAATGAATGGGCTGTCTCGCAGGTCTTTCGGCCGCACGCAGGAGTCTTTGCTTTTGTCGTGGTGAGACGCATGGTCGAGGGGGCCCGTGGTGAAGCGGCCCTGATCGTCGAAATCGCCGGGTATCAGCAAGAGCTCTTATTGCCCCTGGAGTCGAAACTCGACGTCCCAAAACCCGGGACCAATTTGCTGATCATCGGGGTGAATCGCGACGGACAATCGGTACGTTATGGCGATAATCCACTTCAGCCTCGAGTGGCACCGGTGATTTATGCGCCGATCTTATTGCCACTCGAATAA
- a CDS encoding tetratricopeptide repeat protein, producing the protein MTLARTDWTTIAPLACQAGSWCARCGLLVTLIAVICCSSGCRALRCRQPDEQISAARELSIRGTDAQRRGQWDRAEQFYASAVQQCPADERARCGLAESLWQRGNREQAVAHMEQAVRLSGSDPLRRIQLGQMYLSVGQLPRALEQADLAIEANGSLAAAWALRGDVFKQEARYNEALASYHRALAHQAHYPDVQLAVADVYQKQDRQLRALSTVQQLADQYPPGQTPPLVLYREALVLKDLKRYTDAANSLLAASRQDPQSAELLFELSRVQMLAGDPASARLSVQAALARDPSHTASQAMFAELGTAADRVSTASYRTQP; encoded by the coding sequence GTGACGCTAGCACGCACCGACTGGACGACGATCGCTCCGCTTGCTTGTCAGGCCGGATCGTGGTGCGCTCGCTGCGGGCTGCTTGTGACGCTGATCGCCGTGATCTGTTGTTCGAGTGGTTGCCGAGCGCTACGTTGCCGTCAGCCCGATGAACAAATCTCGGCGGCTCGCGAGCTTTCGATTCGTGGTACCGACGCCCAGCGACGGGGCCAATGGGATCGGGCCGAGCAGTTTTATGCATCAGCCGTACAGCAGTGTCCGGCCGACGAACGTGCACGCTGCGGTCTTGCCGAATCGCTTTGGCAGCGGGGCAACCGCGAGCAAGCGGTGGCTCACATGGAGCAGGCTGTCAGGTTGAGTGGCAGCGACCCGCTCCGCCGCATTCAATTGGGGCAGATGTATCTTTCGGTAGGGCAGTTGCCTCGCGCGCTCGAGCAAGCCGACCTGGCGATCGAGGCGAATGGTTCACTGGCAGCCGCCTGGGCTCTGCGAGGCGACGTCTTTAAGCAAGAAGCTCGCTACAACGAGGCCCTCGCGTCGTATCATCGAGCCTTGGCGCATCAGGCCCACTATCCCGATGTGCAGTTGGCGGTGGCTGATGTCTACCAAAAGCAGGATCGACAGCTGCGGGCTCTTTCCACGGTACAGCAGCTTGCCGATCAATACCCACCGGGACAAACACCACCGCTGGTGCTATACCGGGAAGCCTTAGTCCTGAAGGACCTGAAACGCTACACCGATGCGGCCAATTCGCTTCTAGCGGCGAGCCGTCAGGACCCCCAGAGTGCCGAGTTGCTGTTTGAGCTTTCGCGTGTGCAAATGCTTGCAGGCGACCCTGCGAGTGCGCGGCTCTCGGTGCAAGCGGCATTGGCCCGCGATCCAAGTCATACCGCTTCACAAGCGATGTTTGCCGAGCTTGGAACGGCCGCCGATCGCGTTTCGACAGCCAGCTACCGAACCCAGCCGTAA
- a CDS encoding CBS domain-containing protein: MQVRDILQTKGSAVLTCQPGDTLARVVELLVRYNIGSLVVRESKADRQPMLGIITERDLLRFAAEKRGTLENTFVADRMTRDPYICHASDELHHAMGLMTEHRIRHLPVIDGDQIVGIISIGDIVKAQHDELSRENHYLKSYLLG; encoded by the coding sequence ATGCAGGTACGCGATATCTTGCAAACGAAGGGGTCTGCTGTTCTCACATGCCAGCCGGGCGACACCCTCGCGCGGGTCGTAGAACTGCTCGTTCGCTACAACATCGGCTCGTTGGTGGTGCGGGAAAGCAAAGCCGATCGACAGCCGATGCTAGGGATCATTACCGAACGTGATCTGCTGCGTTTTGCCGCCGAAAAACGAGGCACCTTAGAGAATACGTTTGTTGCCGATCGGATGACGCGCGATCCGTATATCTGCCACGCTTCCGACGAACTCCATCATGCGATGGGACTGATGACCGAGCATCGCATTCGGCATCTTCCGGTGATTGATGGCGATCAGATCGTTGGGATCATATCGATCGGCGATATTGTGAAAGCTCAGCACGACGAACTCTCGCGTGAAAATCACTACCTCAAGAGTTACTTGCTGGGATAG